The Hahella sp. HNIBRBA332 genome window below encodes:
- a CDS encoding bifunctional protein-serine/threonine kinase/phosphatase — protein MIFASDLSLSVDQHSIAGVKPRNEDCIGVRIPDRETLQLKGAVAVIADGVSAAEAGKEASEACVTNFLSDYFCTPDSWSVKNAAQKVLQALNRWLYGQSLRTLNDDKGYVCTLSILVLKSTQAHIFHVGDSRIYLYRQGELEQVTTDHTARVDAERTYLARAMGFSANLDIDYRVLEIQAGDVFLLSTDGLHDFIPHHQLRERLRDAAQASFQGLAADLLQAALQAGSDDNLSCQILRVESLGLRDADACCRELSRLPFPPPLEVGQSLDGYRVDRILHESARSQVYQVTDMETGGRAVMKTPSLNFVDDPAYIERFTMEEWIARRVHNPHVAGLVPCKRARSCLYYLTEFVPGAPLSRWIRDNSRPDIHRVTRILEQIVKGVRALHRKETLHQDIKPDNLLITNDDHVTLVDFGSCRIPGVEEMYLPIARERALGTASYSAPEYVLGTKATTRSELFSVAVIGYEMLTGHLPYGEAYEKAASPTALAKLKYTPAYHHNPMVPVWMDGALKKALQLDPRRRYDSFSEWLQDMTHPNSRLMPDSALPIVERNPLAFWRGLSGILLFTQLATLLWLLHLLR, from the coding sequence ATGATATTCGCCAGCGATTTGTCGCTATCCGTTGATCAACACAGCATTGCCGGCGTGAAACCCCGCAATGAAGACTGCATCGGCGTGCGTATTCCTGATCGGGAGACGTTGCAATTGAAAGGCGCTGTGGCGGTCATCGCGGATGGCGTCAGTGCGGCGGAAGCGGGCAAGGAAGCCAGCGAAGCCTGCGTCACCAACTTTTTGAGCGATTATTTCTGCACTCCGGATTCCTGGTCGGTGAAAAACGCCGCGCAGAAAGTGCTGCAGGCGTTGAACCGCTGGCTTTATGGACAAAGTCTACGCACCTTGAATGACGACAAAGGATATGTGTGCACTTTGTCCATTCTGGTATTGAAGTCGACGCAGGCGCATATCTTTCATGTGGGCGACAGTCGGATTTATCTCTATCGGCAGGGCGAGCTGGAACAGGTCACTACGGATCACACCGCCCGCGTTGATGCAGAACGCACTTATCTGGCTCGGGCCATGGGATTTTCCGCCAATCTGGACATCGACTACCGCGTGTTGGAGATACAGGCCGGAGATGTGTTCCTGCTGAGCACGGATGGCCTCCATGATTTTATCCCGCATCATCAATTGCGGGAGCGGCTGCGAGACGCCGCGCAAGCGTCTTTTCAGGGGCTTGCTGCAGACCTTTTACAGGCAGCTCTGCAGGCGGGCAGTGACGATAACCTGAGTTGTCAGATACTACGGGTGGAGAGTCTCGGGTTACGCGATGCGGACGCCTGCTGCCGCGAACTCAGCCGCCTCCCGTTTCCGCCGCCGTTGGAAGTGGGGCAGAGCCTGGACGGCTATCGCGTCGATCGTATTCTGCATGAAAGCGCGCGCAGCCAGGTCTATCAGGTCACTGATATGGAAACCGGGGGGCGTGCGGTAATGAAAACGCCCTCTCTCAATTTCGTGGATGATCCTGCTTATATCGAACGTTTCACCATGGAGGAGTGGATTGCGCGACGGGTGCACAATCCCCACGTGGCGGGTTTGGTTCCCTGCAAACGAGCGCGTAGCTGTCTGTATTATCTGACGGAGTTCGTACCAGGCGCGCCCTTGTCCCGGTGGATTCGCGATAACTCTCGCCCGGATATTCACCGGGTGACCCGCATTCTGGAGCAGATAGTCAAAGGCGTGCGGGCGTTACATCGCAAAGAGACTTTGCATCAAGATATCAAGCCGGACAATCTCCTTATTACCAATGACGATCACGTCACTTTGGTGGACTTTGGCTCCTGCCGTATTCCGGGTGTGGAGGAAATGTATCTGCCCATTGCGCGGGAAAGGGCCTTGGGCACCGCCAGTTATAGCGCGCCGGAATACGTATTGGGGACGAAAGCCACGACACGCTCCGAGCTGTTTTCCGTGGCGGTGATCGGGTATGAAATGTTGACTGGGCATTTGCCATACGGTGAAGCCTATGAAAAGGCCGCGTCGCCGACCGCGTTGGCCAAATTAAAATATACGCCGGCCTATCATCACAACCCGATGGTTCCGGTGTGGATGGACGGCGCCTTGAAGAAAGCCCTGCAACTGGACCCGCGTCGTCGCTACGACAGCTTTTCCGAATGGTTGCAGGACATGACTCATCCCAACTCCCGGCTTATGCCGGATAGCGCGCTTCCCATCGTCGAACGCAATCCTTTGGCCTTCTGGCGCGGGCTAAGCGGGATACTGTTATTTACTCAACTTGCTACGCTGCTGTGGTTGCTGCATCTGTTGCGGTAA